The Methanoculleus marisnigri JR1 genome window below encodes:
- a CDS encoding 30S ribosomal protein S8e, which yields MQWQGRSVRKPSGGRYHTSQGKKRTEIGRAPAETHIGEERRRIVRTFGGNQKVRALRLEYATVSNPATGETKKTKIEAVEANSADPNYVRRKLLTKGAIIKTEMGRARIVSRPSQDGVVNAVLLA from the coding sequence ATGCAGTGGCAAGGAAGATCAGTACGGAAGCCATCGGGCGGACGCTACCACACCTCCCAGGGCAAAAAGAGAACGGAGATCGGAAGAGCTCCGGCAGAGACGCATATCGGTGAAGAACGCAGGAGAATTGTCCGCACCTTCGGCGGCAACCAGAAGGTCCGGGCACTCCGGTTAGAGTACGCAACGGTCTCGAACCCCGCAACCGGCGAGACCAAAAAGACGAAGATCGAGGCGGTCGAGGCAAACAGCGCCGACCCGAACTACGTCCGGCGGAAACTCCTGACGAAGGGCGCCATCATCAAGACCGAGATGGGGCGCGCGCGGATCGTCAGCAGACCGAGCCAGGACGGCGTCGTCAACGCCGT
- the hypB gene encoding hydrogenase nickel incorporation protein HypB encodes MHHIDVHVEKDIYDVNNRLADANAAHLKDHGIRAFDLLGAIGSGKTATIERLVPLIRKRGLRAGAIAGDVYGDDDFKRIVALDVPAYNANTGKECHLDAHLVEHAIEHLPLDEIDILFIENVGNMVCPTDFRLGAEKRIVVVSSTEGDDVVNKHPMMFRSSNIGVINKVDLAGFVGADLDRMEADMRRYNPEMKIFRTNMKTGKGLDELLDAILA; translated from the coding sequence ATGCATCACATCGACGTCCACGTGGAGAAGGACATCTACGATGTCAACAACCGCCTTGCAGATGCCAACGCAGCCCACCTCAAAGACCACGGCATCCGGGCGTTCGATCTTCTCGGCGCCATCGGGTCGGGGAAGACCGCCACGATCGAGCGGCTGGTGCCGCTTATCCGGAAGCGGGGCCTCCGCGCCGGCGCCATCGCCGGGGACGTCTACGGCGACGACGACTTCAAGCGGATCGTTGCACTCGACGTCCCGGCCTACAACGCGAACACCGGGAAGGAGTGTCACCTCGACGCCCACCTGGTGGAGCACGCCATCGAACACCTCCCGCTCGATGAGATCGATATCCTCTTCATCGAGAACGTCGGCAACATGGTCTGCCCGACCGACTTCCGGCTGGGCGCCGAGAAGAGGATCGTCGTCGTCAGCTCGACAGAAGGGGATGACGTGGTGAACAAGCACCCGATGATGTTTAGAAGCAGCAACATCGGCGTCATCAACAAGGTCGACCTCGCCGGGTTCGTCGGCGCCGACCTCGATCGGATGGAGGCGGATATGCGCCGCTACAACCCGGAGATGAAGATCTTCCGGACGAACATGAAGACCGGAAAAGGGTTGGACGAGCTGCTGGACGCGATCCTCGCGTGA
- a CDS encoding signal recognition particle subunit SRP19/SEC65 family protein, which produces MSAERILYPCYFDATLERREGRRVAKNIGVKSPDIPAVEAVLRKMKVPHRVEEHHHPARWAEHEGRIVAEWEGSKEDLIRKVASGLAARK; this is translated from the coding sequence ATGAGCGCTGAACGCATCCTGTACCCCTGTTACTTCGACGCCACGCTCGAGCGGCGGGAGGGGCGCCGCGTTGCTAAAAATATCGGCGTGAAGTCCCCGGACATCCCTGCCGTCGAGGCGGTCCTGCGGAAGATGAAGGTCCCGCACCGGGTGGAGGAGCACCACCATCCCGCCCGGTGGGCCGAGCACGAAGGCCGGATCGTGGCGGAATGGGAGGGGAGCAAGGAAGACCTGATCCGGAAGGTTGCGAGTGGCCTTGCCGCCCGGAAGTGA
- a CDS encoding histidinol phosphate phosphatase domain-containing protein, whose protein sequence is MYDLHTHTILSDGELLPTELVRRAAVLGYETLAVTDHADASNLRHLVEAVSSVRESARCYGVGLLVGVELTHVPPSLIPAFARDAKKFGADIVVVHGETVVEPVAPGTNRAACACEYVDVLGHPGLIAIEDARAAAEHGVALEITSRAGHNRTNGHVARVAREAGCLLVIDSDTHAPSDLMSKEGRWAVALGAGLTEAESREALSVDINRLLQK, encoded by the coding sequence ATGTATGACCTGCACACCCATACCATCCTCTCCGACGGCGAACTCCTCCCGACGGAACTGGTTCGCCGGGCTGCCGTGCTCGGCTACGAGACCCTCGCCGTCACCGACCACGCGGACGCCTCGAATCTCCGGCACCTGGTGGAAGCGGTGAGCAGCGTCCGGGAATCGGCGCGGTGTTACGGTGTGGGCCTGCTCGTCGGGGTGGAACTCACCCACGTTCCGCCGTCCCTGATCCCGGCGTTTGCACGCGATGCGAAGAAGTTCGGCGCCGATATCGTCGTGGTCCACGGCGAGACGGTGGTGGAGCCGGTCGCCCCGGGAACCAACCGCGCCGCATGCGCGTGCGAGTACGTGGACGTGCTCGGCCATCCTGGGCTCATAGCGATCGAGGATGCGCGCGCGGCCGCGGAGCATGGGGTGGCGCTCGAGATCACCTCGCGGGCGGGGCATAATCGCACCAACGGTCACGTGGCGCGGGTGGCGCGGGAGGCCGGGTGCCTGCTCGTGATCGATTCCGATACGCATGCTCCGTCCGATCTGATGTCAAAGGAGGGGCGGTGGGCGGTCGCGCTCGGCGCCGGGCTGACGGAGGCGGAATCCCGGGAGGCTCTCTCTGTGGATATAAATCGGCTTCTTCAGAAGTGA
- a CDS encoding transcription initiation factor IIB — translation MAEVEKLKQLQLQREALKKRGEQKVKETEKKRTEESVQSVCPECGSRQLVHDYERAELVCQNCGLVLDEEFIDRGPEWRAFDHDQRMKRSRVGAPMTFTIHDKGLSTMIDWRNRDSYGRAISSKNRAQLYRLRKWQRRIRVSNATERNLAFALSELDRMASALGLPRNVRETAAVVYRDAVDKNLIRGRSIEGVAAAALYAACRQCSVPRTLDEIAEVSRVSRKEIGRTYRFISRELGLKLLPTSPIDYVPRFCSGLNLKGEVQSRAVEILRQAGERELTSGRGPTGVAAAAIYISSILGGERRTQREVAEVAGVTEVTIRNRYKELAEKLDIEIIL, via the coding sequence ATGGCTGAAGTAGAAAAACTAAAACAGCTGCAGTTGCAGCGCGAGGCCCTGAAGAAGAGAGGGGAGCAGAAGGTCAAGGAGACGGAGAAGAAGCGCACCGAGGAGAGCGTTCAGTCCGTCTGCCCTGAGTGCGGCAGCCGCCAGCTCGTCCACGACTACGAGCGCGCGGAACTCGTATGCCAGAACTGTGGTCTCGTCCTCGACGAGGAGTTCATCGACCGCGGCCCCGAGTGGCGTGCATTCGACCACGACCAGCGCATGAAGCGCTCCCGTGTCGGCGCACCGATGACGTTCACGATCCACGACAAGGGTCTCTCGACGATGATCGACTGGAGGAACCGTGACTCCTACGGCCGCGCGATCTCGAGCAAGAACCGCGCCCAGCTCTACCGTCTCCGGAAGTGGCAGCGGCGTATCCGTGTCTCGAATGCGACCGAGCGGAACCTGGCGTTCGCGCTCTCGGAACTGGACCGGATGGCGTCTGCGCTCGGCCTGCCCCGGAACGTGCGCGAGACCGCGGCGGTCGTCTACCGCGACGCGGTGGACAAGAACCTGATCCGCGGCCGGAGTATCGAGGGCGTCGCGGCGGCGGCGCTGTATGCGGCATGCCGGCAGTGCAGCGTCCCGAGGACGCTCGATGAGATCGCCGAGGTATCCCGTGTATCCCGTAAGGAGATCGGCCGCACCTACCGGTTCATCTCCCGCGAGCTCGGGTTAAAGCTCCTGCCGACGTCCCCGATCGATTACGTACCGCGCTTCTGCTCGGGCCTGAACCTGAAGGGTGAGGTCCAGAGCCGTGCGGTCGAGATCCTTCGGCAGGCCGGCGAGCGCGAACTTACGAGCGGCAGAGGCCCGACGGGCGTCGCGGCGGCCGCCATTTACATCTCGTCGATCCTCGGCGGAGAGCGGCGCACCCAGCGCGAAGTCGCCGAGGTTGCGGGCGTGACCGAGGTCACGATCAGGAACAGATATAAGGAACTGGCAGAAAAATTAGATATCGAGATCATACTCTGA